Proteins found in one Paenibacillus wynnii genomic segment:
- the mgsA gene encoding methylglyoxal synthase yields MKVAFIAHDRKKEEMVNFVTAYEHVFEGRELYSTGTTGQRIMETTQLKIHRFMSGPLGGDQQIGALVAQDELDLIIFLRDPLMAQPHEPDITALLRLCDVYGIPVATNIATAEILVKAIDRGDFAWRDLVHKYKPGVDE; encoded by the coding sequence ATGAAAGTAGCATTTATCGCACATGATCGCAAAAAAGAAGAAATGGTTAATTTTGTTACCGCCTATGAACATGTCTTTGAAGGACGTGAGCTATACTCTACCGGAACAACAGGCCAAAGAATTATGGAAACAACCCAGCTGAAGATACACCGTTTTATGTCAGGACCTCTGGGAGGAGATCAGCAAATAGGCGCATTGGTCGCTCAGGATGAGCTTGATCTTATTATCTTTTTACGAGATCCATTAATGGCTCAGCCGCATGAACCGGACATTACAGCACTGCTTCGGCTTTGTGATGTCTACGGAATTCCGGTAGCTACTAATATTGCTACAGCTGAGATTCTAGTTAAGGCGATTGACCGCGGTGATTTTGCTTGGCGGGATCTTGTACATAAGTACAAACCGGGTGTGGATGAATGA
- the bshB1 gene encoding bacillithiol biosynthesis deacetylase BshB1, with amino-acid sequence MKLDILIFGAHADDAEIGMAGTIAKHTAAGFSVGLCDLTAAEMSSNGTVEKRKLEAQQAAEVLGVKVRTNLGLPDRGLFITEEHLAAVTSEIRKYSPDLVFAPYWEDRHPDHIACSKLVEEAVFNAKLRKYLPDMPAVSAPQLYFYFINDLGRTDLIVDVTEHYVDKEKALSCYRSQFQKTPGEDFVSTPLNDGYIERVRSRDMLLGQRRLIPYAEGFATKVPHTVGLFAAGSSSVQKP; translated from the coding sequence ATGAAGCTCGATATTCTTATCTTTGGTGCCCATGCAGATGATGCTGAAATTGGAATGGCAGGAACGATTGCGAAGCATACGGCTGCTGGATTTTCAGTTGGCTTGTGTGATCTTACGGCTGCGGAGATGTCCTCTAACGGTACGGTAGAAAAGCGCAAGCTGGAAGCCCAGCAGGCTGCAGAGGTGTTGGGGGTTAAGGTAAGAACTAACCTTGGACTACCTGACAGGGGTCTTTTTATAACAGAGGAGCATTTGGCAGCAGTGACTTCGGAGATTCGCAAGTACTCTCCGGATCTTGTGTTTGCTCCCTACTGGGAGGATCGGCATCCGGATCATATCGCTTGCAGCAAGCTGGTTGAAGAAGCTGTATTTAATGCCAAACTCCGTAAATATCTGCCGGATATGCCGGCAGTATCGGCACCTCAACTTTATTTTTATTTCATAAATGATTTAGGGCGCACGGATCTGATCGTTGATGTGACAGAGCATTACGTAGATAAAGAAAAGGCGCTATCCTGCTATCGTTCACAATTTCAGAAGACTCCGGGGGAGGACTTTGTCTCGACCCCCTTAAACGACGGTTATATAGAACGAGTACGATCCAGAGATATGCTGCTCGGGCAGCGAAGACTTATACCTTACGCGGAGGGTTTTGCTACTAAAGTTCCCCATACCGTGGGGTTGTTCGCTGCAGGATCTTCGAGCGTACAGAAGCCTTAA
- the dinG gene encoding ATP-dependent DNA helicase DinG: MKFAVLDFETTGTQSVGEIIQVGLAIIEEDLSISRVYGSFVKPAAPIPPFITGLTGITDSDVENAPELEEMMMELVPLLDDVVLVGHNVSFDFHFLQSALDRCGYLPFQGRILDTIDFLKICFPSLTTYQLGAVTSQFGLTHERPHQADSDAHATALVLLKCLEELYSLPLLTIQRLSELFTESDGDMGWYFDGLLREREMETFQPEGDLTFYRQLALKIGDWNELALPRADSHENPLEHLSFTDYMSEVTKRLKETLPHYESREAQEIMFGEVMKALEEEKHLLIEAGTGTGKSLGYLLPAIYQSVLTDQKVMVSTHTINLQDQLRERDIPLLTQVVPFPFKAAIFKGRGHYLCLRKFEHKINRRDFISPREDIITSAQMIVWLTQTESGDDEELNMGNRGGDFWETVASDTDSCLGRSCPWFRKCFYHRAKHEASIADVVITNHSKLFADVKAGHQLLPAYEHLVIDEAHHLEDVAGKHLGMHMKHFTVVHTLSRLFKDSRNGQLPTLRQQLQSAGSEQASEWSLIIDRIYSDLITVKETWDTLSEKLFGLLPERSDAGAGEAGQLVMRLLPGNKPKNWEELSTLESGMITTLSDALRSGERMLNEMRDQEGQSSSDSLITDIGGLFKDLAAIRDNVRFFMGLNDENVVYWLEANGNYRSKSLQLYAVPVDVSSQLKELFFDKKKSIVLTSATLSVDKSFQFMIDNLGLNEAAENGRLMTALLPSPFHYREQALLVIPRDFPSVKGSVGDARFVDTLVQSLAEAAVTTRGRMMVLFTSYRMLRQVYDPLKEALSSQEITVLGQGIEGGSRSKLIRRFQDSNASVLLGTSSFWEGVDIPGEALTCLAIVRLPFQPPNHPLAEAKSELLQAQKKNPFMKLSVPQAVIRFKQGFGRLVRTAQDKGIVIVYDTRVIESYYGKYFLYSLPGPKMEHMLTDQMVPRIAEWLEEGGVS, encoded by the coding sequence ATGAAATTTGCCGTGCTTGATTTTGAAACTACCGGAACCCAATCTGTGGGTGAAATTATCCAGGTTGGACTCGCCATAATAGAAGAAGACCTGTCCATCTCCCGTGTCTACGGTTCTTTCGTCAAGCCCGCAGCACCCATTCCGCCCTTTATTACCGGTCTAACCGGAATAACCGACAGTGATGTGGAGAATGCCCCAGAACTGGAAGAAATGATGATGGAGCTTGTGCCCTTATTGGATGATGTTGTGCTCGTTGGGCATAACGTCTCCTTTGATTTTCATTTTTTGCAAAGTGCCCTGGACCGGTGCGGATATTTGCCGTTTCAGGGTCGTATTTTGGATACGATAGATTTTCTCAAAATATGTTTTCCATCCCTGACCACTTACCAGCTCGGAGCTGTCACTTCTCAATTTGGCCTCACGCATGAACGTCCGCACCAGGCGGACAGCGATGCTCATGCTACAGCTCTTGTGCTGCTTAAATGTCTAGAGGAACTATATAGCCTCCCCTTATTAACCATTCAACGCCTCAGTGAGCTCTTTACAGAGTCAGATGGTGACATGGGCTGGTATTTCGACGGTCTGCTCCGTGAACGGGAAATGGAGACCTTCCAGCCCGAAGGAGATTTGACCTTTTACCGACAGCTTGCCCTTAAGATAGGGGACTGGAACGAGTTGGCTCTTCCGCGTGCTGACAGTCATGAGAATCCATTAGAGCATTTATCTTTTACAGATTACATGTCTGAGGTAACCAAGCGCCTTAAAGAAACTTTGCCGCATTATGAAAGTCGGGAAGCCCAAGAAATCATGTTCGGCGAGGTCATGAAAGCACTGGAGGAAGAGAAGCATCTGTTGATCGAGGCAGGAACAGGTACAGGAAAGTCTCTTGGGTATTTACTGCCAGCCATTTATCAGAGTGTTCTTACAGATCAGAAAGTCATGGTCAGTACTCATACCATTAATCTTCAAGACCAACTGCGTGAACGAGATATTCCTTTGCTAACTCAAGTGGTTCCCTTTCCCTTCAAAGCTGCGATTTTTAAGGGCAGAGGGCACTATTTGTGTCTTCGGAAATTTGAACATAAAATTAATAGAAGAGACTTTATCAGCCCAAGAGAAGATATTATCACTTCAGCGCAAATGATTGTCTGGTTGACCCAAACGGAATCCGGGGATGATGAAGAGCTGAATATGGGTAACCGTGGCGGAGATTTCTGGGAAACGGTAGCTAGTGATACTGATTCCTGCCTAGGACGTTCCTGCCCTTGGTTCCGCAAATGCTTTTACCACCGGGCAAAGCATGAGGCAAGTATCGCTGACGTGGTCATAACGAACCACTCGAAGCTGTTCGCAGATGTAAAAGCGGGACATCAACTGCTCCCTGCATATGAACACTTGGTTATCGACGAGGCTCATCATCTGGAGGATGTGGCTGGTAAACATCTGGGGATGCACATGAAGCATTTCACTGTGGTTCACACACTTTCCCGACTGTTCAAAGACAGCCGTAACGGTCAATTGCCCACACTTCGCCAGCAGCTGCAATCTGCCGGAAGTGAGCAGGCCTCTGAATGGAGTCTAATTATTGATAGGATTTATTCCGATTTGATCACTGTCAAGGAGACATGGGACACATTAAGTGAGAAGTTATTTGGTCTTCTTCCCGAACGGAGTGATGCGGGTGCAGGAGAAGCTGGGCAACTGGTTATGCGTCTTCTCCCAGGCAACAAGCCGAAGAACTGGGAGGAGCTCTCTACCTTGGAGAGCGGGATGATAACTACCCTTAGTGATGCCCTGCGTTCGGGCGAGAGAATGCTGAATGAAATGCGGGATCAGGAGGGACAGTCCTCTTCAGACAGCCTTATAACTGATATTGGTGGATTATTTAAAGATTTGGCAGCCATTCGGGATAACGTGCGTTTTTTTATGGGCTTGAATGACGAGAATGTTGTATATTGGCTGGAGGCAAATGGAAATTACCGCAGCAAGTCTTTACAGCTCTATGCCGTTCCCGTCGATGTCAGTTCCCAATTAAAGGAGCTTTTCTTCGATAAGAAAAAAAGCATCGTGCTTACCTCGGCAACATTGTCTGTTGATAAATCATTTCAGTTTATGATTGATAATTTAGGGTTAAATGAAGCTGCCGAGAACGGTCGGCTAATGACCGCCCTTCTTCCTTCTCCCTTTCATTACAGGGAACAGGCGCTGCTTGTGATTCCAAGAGATTTTCCAAGTGTGAAAGGCAGCGTGGGAGATGCCCGCTTTGTCGATACGCTGGTGCAATCGCTTGCCGAAGCGGCAGTGACGACCCGAGGAAGAATGATGGTGCTATTCACATCCTACCGTATGCTTCGTCAGGTATACGATCCCTTGAAAGAAGCTCTGTCTTCACAAGAGATAACGGTACTAGGTCAAGGGATTGAAGGAGGCAGCCGGAGCAAGCTTATTCGCCGCTTTCAGGACAGCAATGCTTCGGTCCTCTTGGGGACCAGTAGCTTCTGGGAGGGCGTAGACATTCCGGGCGAGGCTTTGACCTGTCTGGCCATTGTAAGGCTTCCTTTCCAACCGCCTAACCATCCACTGGCGGAAGCGAAATCGGAGCTCCTGCAGGCCCAGAAGAAGAATCCTTTTATGAAGCTGTCAGTGCCTCAAGCAGTGATTCGGTTCAAGCAGGGTTTTGGGCGGTTAGTCAGGACTGCACAGGATAAGGGAATTGTAATTGTGTATGATACCCGAGTAATCGAATCTTATTATGGAAAATATTTTCTTTACTCTCTACCGGGGCCCAAAATGGAGCATATGCTGACAGATCAGATGGTCCCGCGTATTGCAGAATGGTTAGAGGAGGGGGGCGTCTCCTAA
- a CDS encoding biotin--[acetyl-CoA-carboxylase] ligase — protein MSNYDTLLLAHLRREPSASGWTGGLQLLETVVSTQEEAKRLAEDGAPEGTAVIAEEQTGGRGRMGRKWHSPRGKGIWMSVILRPKLPLHSTPQLTLLAGVAVCRAIRRVAGVGAGIKWPNDLLVSGRKVCGILLESSMNEGQLQYCIAGIGIDANLAEDDYPDFLKGIGTSLMIERGGAPVDRAELAGTVLSELELLYSLYLEQGFRPIGMLWESLSVTLGRQVALNTAQGRSEGKAVGLDSDGGLLLENHHGQIFSVCSGEIEMI, from the coding sequence ATGAGCAACTATGATACGCTGCTGCTGGCCCATTTAAGACGGGAGCCTTCCGCTTCGGGCTGGACGGGTGGGCTGCAGCTTCTGGAGACGGTAGTGTCCACTCAGGAGGAAGCAAAAAGACTGGCGGAAGACGGAGCCCCGGAAGGGACGGCGGTCATCGCTGAAGAACAGACCGGTGGAAGAGGCCGGATGGGCAGGAAATGGCATTCTCCGCGGGGGAAAGGCATTTGGATGAGTGTTATCCTTCGCCCGAAGCTTCCCCTACACTCCACCCCTCAACTTACCTTGTTAGCAGGTGTGGCGGTTTGCAGAGCGATACGTCGAGTTGCCGGTGTTGGAGCCGGGATCAAATGGCCTAATGACCTGTTGGTCTCTGGGCGCAAGGTATGCGGAATTTTACTGGAATCCAGCATGAATGAAGGGCAGCTTCAGTACTGCATTGCAGGGATAGGGATAGATGCTAATCTGGCTGAGGACGATTATCCGGACTTCTTGAAAGGCATTGGAACTTCGCTAATGATTGAACGCGGAGGAGCTCCTGTGGATCGTGCAGAGCTTGCCGGAACGGTTCTGTCTGAACTGGAATTACTATATTCTTTATATTTGGAGCAAGGATTTAGACCTATCGGTATGCTCTGGGAATCTCTATCGGTGACACTAGGTCGGCAGGTTGCCCTGAATACAGCTCAAGGGCGCAGTGAAGGCAAGGCGGTTGGGCTTGATAGTGACGGGGGACTGCTGCTGGAAAATCATCATGGACAGATATTCAGTGTGTGTTCCGGTGAAATCGAGATGATATAA
- the bshA gene encoding N-acetyl-alpha-D-glucosaminyl L-malate synthase BshA, translated as MERLLKIGITCYPSLGGSGVVATELGKLLAEKGHEVHFITHSIPFRLGTFQKNIFYHEVEVNDYYVFRYPPYDLALATKMAQVAKMQGLDLLHVHYAVPHAVCALLAKQMLGNQIKVVTTLHGTDITVLGHDESLKDLIRLGINESDAVTAVSLDLIQETHRALDITRNIDLTYNFVDKRVYYPRDISDLRDDFATPDEKILMHISNFRPVKRVSDVIDVFARVSARLPSRLLLVGEGPELPKIQAKIAEMGLEDKVRFLGKQDEIAQVISMADLLLLPSEKESFGLVALEAMACGVPTIGSMTGGIPELIQHGKTGFLAPVGDTAAMADYAITLLSDEYKAQQFREACLRRACEDFNKDKITRQYEDIYYRVLGCKVPGMDAVRG; from the coding sequence ATGGAGCGGTTGTTGAAAATAGGCATTACCTGTTATCCGTCTCTTGGCGGCTCGGGTGTTGTAGCAACTGAACTGGGCAAGCTATTGGCTGAGAAAGGCCACGAAGTTCATTTTATTACACATAGTATCCCGTTCCGGCTTGGAACGTTTCAGAAAAATATTTTTTATCATGAGGTTGAGGTCAATGATTATTATGTTTTCCGTTATCCTCCCTATGACTTAGCGCTGGCTACCAAAATGGCTCAGGTCGCCAAAATGCAAGGACTTGATTTGTTGCATGTGCATTATGCAGTTCCACATGCGGTTTGTGCTCTTCTGGCTAAACAGATGCTTGGGAATCAGATCAAGGTTGTCACTACGCTGCATGGTACTGATATTACCGTATTAGGCCATGATGAATCGCTTAAGGATCTTATTCGTCTAGGAATCAATGAAAGTGATGCAGTAACAGCCGTATCATTGGATCTTATTCAGGAGACGCACCGCGCACTCGATATTACGCGTAATATTGACTTGACTTATAACTTTGTAGATAAACGTGTCTATTATCCGCGTGATATTTCCGATTTACGTGATGATTTTGCTACCCCTGACGAGAAGATACTTATGCATATTTCGAATTTTCGTCCGGTTAAGCGTGTCAGCGATGTCATTGATGTTTTTGCACGTGTGAGCGCCCGGCTTCCTTCTCGTCTATTACTTGTAGGTGAAGGACCGGAACTGCCGAAGATACAGGCTAAGATCGCTGAGATGGGGCTGGAGGACAAAGTGCGATTCCTTGGCAAGCAGGATGAAATCGCCCAGGTTATATCTATGGCTGATTTGCTGCTGCTGCCTTCAGAGAAGGAGAGCTTTGGTCTGGTAGCACTCGAAGCAATGGCTTGCGGTGTGCCTACCATCGGTTCAATGACCGGGGGGATCCCTGAATTAATTCAGCACGGAAAAACCGGCTTTCTCGCACCCGTCGGTGATACGGCAGCTATGGCTGATTACGCTATAACTCTGTTATCGGACGAATACAAAGCGCAGCAGTTCAGGGAGGCATGTCTCAGACGGGCGTGTGAGGATTTCAATAAAGATAAAATTACGAGACAGTATGAAGATATATATTACCGAGTACTGGGTTGCAAGGTACCCGGAATGGACGCAGTCCGAGGATAA
- the panC gene encoding pantoate--beta-alanine ligase, which translates to MRVVRNVEQLREAMEYMRGGGHGPIGLVPTMGFLHEGHGSLLRRAGEMCGTVVMSIFVNPLQFGPNEDFESYPRDEKRDLELAEREGADIVFIPSVEVMYPTPIRTQVSVTSLTTQLCGASRPGHFDGVTTVVSKLFNMVQPDYAFFGLKDAQQVAVLRQMVSDLNMNVNIIACPIVRESDGLALSSRNVYLSKEERDQALVLSQSLQEARQAFEEGKANTVAEVQQLLVSVISRSPLANIDYAEILTFPGLDSLDADASLMTIDGEIIIALAVKFGKTRLIDNIVFTPKEVVVLV; encoded by the coding sequence ATGAGAGTGGTAAGAAATGTAGAGCAATTACGTGAAGCGATGGAATATATGCGCGGTGGCGGTCATGGACCGATCGGTTTGGTTCCGACTATGGGTTTTTTACACGAGGGACATGGGAGCCTTCTGCGCCGGGCCGGGGAAATGTGTGGTACGGTCGTGATGAGTATTTTTGTCAATCCGTTGCAGTTTGGGCCCAATGAAGATTTCGAATCCTATCCGCGTGATGAGAAAAGAGATCTGGAACTCGCCGAGCGGGAGGGTGCCGATATTGTTTTTATTCCTAGTGTGGAGGTCATGTATCCTACACCGATCCGTACCCAAGTATCTGTAACCTCACTGACCACTCAGCTTTGCGGAGCTTCGCGTCCGGGTCATTTTGACGGAGTTACAACCGTAGTCTCCAAGCTGTTCAATATGGTGCAACCCGATTATGCTTTCTTCGGTTTAAAAGATGCTCAGCAGGTGGCTGTATTGCGGCAAATGGTTTCCGACCTCAACATGAATGTTAACATTATAGCCTGCCCAATTGTACGCGAAAGTGACGGCCTGGCGCTGAGTTCACGAAATGTTTATTTATCTAAGGAAGAACGTGATCAGGCACTTGTCTTGTCCCAGTCACTCCAAGAAGCCCGGCAAGCCTTTGAAGAAGGCAAAGCCAATACAGTGGCTGAGGTACAACAATTACTTGTATCTGTGATTTCGCGTTCACCGCTTGCAAATATTGATTATGCCGAGATTTTAACCTTTCCAGGGTTAGATTCTTTGGATGCCGATGCTTCCCTAATGACTATAGATGGTGAAATTATAATAGCGTTGGCTGTGAAGTTCGGCAAAACTCGTCTTATAGATAATATTGTATTCACGCCGAAGGAGGTTGTCGTTCTTGTTTAG
- the dapB gene encoding 4-hydroxy-tetrahydrodipicolinate reductase — MSNKIRVIVAGAGGRMGKEVVKLVLQDDALELAAAVDRSPQEQDAGRLAGLPDAGIVVSEDLEEALASSTADVLVDFTTPQSAYRNTALAIKYGVRPVIGTTGFTPEQIAELDKQCLDQGIGGLIAPNFSIGVILMMKFAAQAAKYFPHLEIIEYHGDQKLDAPSGTAIKTAELISEARQELRQGNPQEEETIEGARGGYYNGFRIHSVRLPGVFAQQEVIFGGFGQSLKIRADSYERAGYMPGVKLGIQKVMEYTGMIYGFEHFIE; from the coding sequence ATGAGTAACAAAATCAGAGTTATTGTAGCCGGTGCTGGTGGAAGAATGGGAAAAGAAGTGGTGAAGCTTGTACTTCAGGATGATGCCTTGGAGCTGGCGGCGGCGGTTGACCGCTCTCCGCAAGAGCAGGATGCGGGCCGGCTCGCCGGCCTTCCGGACGCCGGAATTGTTGTATCTGAGGATTTAGAGGAAGCGCTAGCGTCAAGTACAGCTGACGTATTGGTTGATTTCACTACACCGCAATCTGCTTATAGGAATACGGCACTCGCTATTAAATATGGAGTCCGTCCCGTGATTGGCACTACAGGGTTCACACCTGAACAGATTGCCGAGCTGGACAAGCAGTGTCTGGATCAAGGGATAGGCGGTTTAATTGCACCTAACTTTTCAATTGGCGTAATCCTAATGATGAAGTTTGCAGCACAGGCTGCCAAATATTTCCCTCACTTAGAGATTATCGAGTATCATGGAGACCAGAAGCTTGATGCGCCTTCAGGTACAGCTATAAAGACAGCTGAGCTGATCTCTGAAGCCCGGCAGGAACTTCGTCAAGGCAATCCTCAAGAGGAAGAAACGATTGAAGGCGCGCGCGGTGGATATTACAACGGGTTCCGTATACATAGTGTACGTCTTCCCGGAGTATTTGCTCAACAAGAGGTTATCTTTGGAGGTTTTGGCCAGTCCTTAAAGATTAGGGCTGATTCCTATGAACGGGCCGGATATATGCCGGGTGTCAAATTGGGCATTCAAAAGGTTATGGAATATACCGGAATGATATATGGTTTTGAACATTTTATTGAGTAG
- a CDS encoding CCA tRNA nucleotidyltransferase, protein MNWTMADPGMAMAAEIVVTRLTANGHEAFWVGGCIRDELLNRPVHDMDITTSALPEEVLSIFPRCIPTGLQHGTITVLQDKYGFEVTTYRTESTYADHRRPEQVVFVKDVKEDLRRRDFTINAMACGVEGELIDPFYGAKDLDRRLVRCVGDAEERFEEDALRMLRCVRFASTLDFSVAKNTWRGLLRQRDKLAHIAVERVRAELERIVEGPHPWRGLGMLSRSGLLQRGKAPFPWIGSDLAAAAAYVAGIGELESARLRWALLLHALGRSAAEADELLRAWTFPGATRVGVAGVLRVREAWTAALEEVPAGDPAGTDKLRRRWIAAVLTHGQDAACGWLTLLKVLPADSPDELKDFPAVAQTWMSCMTVTGLADLAVGGTELAEALDRRPGPWLGLVLNELLLKVATGDIPNDKQQLLAEVKRMVGHEQL, encoded by the coding sequence ATGAATTGGACAATGGCAGATCCCGGCATGGCGATGGCTGCCGAAATTGTAGTCACCCGGCTGACCGCAAACGGTCATGAGGCTTTTTGGGTGGGGGGCTGCATTCGTGATGAACTTCTGAACCGTCCTGTACATGATATGGATATCACTACCTCCGCTTTACCTGAGGAAGTCTTATCTATCTTTCCCCGCTGCATTCCTACAGGATTGCAACATGGGACAATTACAGTGCTGCAGGATAAGTACGGCTTCGAGGTTACGACCTATCGGACAGAGAGCACATACGCCGATCATCGCCGTCCAGAGCAGGTTGTATTTGTAAAAGATGTGAAGGAAGACCTCCGCCGGCGGGACTTCACCATTAATGCGATGGCCTGCGGCGTAGAGGGCGAACTTATCGATCCGTTCTACGGAGCGAAGGATTTGGATCGTCGTCTCGTACGCTGCGTAGGAGACGCTGAGGAGCGCTTTGAAGAGGATGCGCTGCGTATGCTTCGCTGTGTACGGTTCGCCTCCACGCTGGACTTCAGCGTTGCCAAGAACACGTGGCGGGGGCTGCTGCGCCAGCGCGATAAGCTGGCGCATATCGCCGTGGAGCGTGTCCGCGCGGAGCTGGAGAGAATTGTGGAGGGACCGCATCCGTGGCGCGGTCTCGGTATGCTCTCGCGCAGCGGACTGCTGCAGCGCGGCAAGGCCCCGTTCCCCTGGATCGGTTCCGACCTGGCGGCAGCCGCCGCCTATGTGGCCGGGATCGGGGAACTGGAAAGCGCCCGCCTGCGGTGGGCGCTGCTCCTTCATGCCCTGGGGCGGTCGGCCGCTGAGGCCGACGAGCTCCTGCGGGCATGGACGTTCCCGGGGGCGACGCGGGTCGGCGTCGCCGGGGTGCTGCGGGTCCGCGAAGCTTGGACCGCTGCCCTTGAAGAAGTGCCGGCGGGGGACCCGGCCGGCACCGACAAGCTGCGGCGGCGTTGGATCGCCGCCGTGCTGACTCACGGGCAGGACGCCGCCTGCGGATGGCTGACGCTGCTGAAAGTGCTGCCTGCGGATAGCCCCGACGAACTTAAGGATTTCCCTGCTGTGGCTCAGACATGGATGTCCTGCATGACCGTGACCGGACTTGCAGATCTGGCCGTTGGAGGGACTGAGCTGGCAGAAGCCTTGGACAGACGACCCGGGCCTTGGTTAGGGTTAGTTCTAAATGAGCTGCTGCTGAAGGTGGCTACAGGGGATATTCCTAACGATAAACAACAATTACTTGCAGAAGTAAAAAGGATGGTTGGACATGAGCAACTATGA
- the panD gene encoding aspartate 1-decarboxylase: MFRHMMKSKIHRATVTEANLNYVGSITIDENLMEAADLLENEKVQIVDNNNGSRLETYVIPGPRGSGVICLNGAAARLVHPGDTVIIISYVMLSQEELSTHKPTVVFVDDNNKLLKQVDHEIHATIA, translated from the coding sequence TTGTTTAGACATATGATGAAGTCCAAAATACACCGTGCAACGGTTACGGAAGCTAATTTAAATTACGTGGGCAGTATTACCATTGATGAGAACTTAATGGAAGCCGCTGATTTATTAGAGAATGAAAAGGTGCAGATCGTTGATAATAACAATGGATCCCGCCTTGAGACTTATGTGATACCAGGTCCGCGCGGAAGCGGAGTAATTTGTCTTAACGGCGCAGCTGCCCGGCTGGTGCATCCAGGGGATACAGTAATTATCATTTCTTATGTAATGCTGTCTCAGGAAGAACTGAGTACTCATAAACCAACCGTCGTATTTGTTGACGATAATAATAAGCTGCTTAAGCAGGTTGATCACGAAATTCACGCTACAATAGCCTAA
- the panB gene encoding 3-methyl-2-oxobutanoate hydroxymethyltransferase, giving the protein MAGKQALNIVKMKKMKLDGVPLSMLTAYDFPSARLAEEAGIDLILVGDSLGNVVLGYDSTLPVTIEDMVYHTRAVTRGAEHTFIVADMPFMTYHGGIDETLRSVRRLMQEGRAHAVKMEGGLEICNTVASVVSAGVPVLGHIGLTPQSVNMIGGYRVQGKDPQDAKRLMDEAKALEAAGAFGVVLELVTEEVAEAISKELSIPTIGIGAGRYCDGQVLVFHDLLRYASPYREKRFVKTYADVGSLIREGISQYVQEVKQRSFPDESHIFAADETVLESLYGAAGKGVK; this is encoded by the coding sequence ATGGCTGGAAAACAAGCATTGAACATTGTGAAAATGAAAAAAATGAAATTGGATGGTGTGCCTCTAAGCATGCTGACCGCATATGATTTTCCTTCTGCACGGCTGGCTGAGGAAGCGGGAATTGATCTCATTCTGGTGGGAGATTCTCTAGGTAATGTGGTTCTTGGGTATGACTCTACCTTGCCGGTCACTATTGAGGACATGGTCTACCATACCCGGGCAGTGACCCGCGGTGCGGAGCATACTTTTATCGTTGCAGATATGCCGTTTATGACCTATCACGGCGGAATTGACGAGACGCTGCGGAGCGTAAGAAGACTGATGCAGGAAGGCCGTGCTCATGCCGTCAAAATGGAAGGCGGACTGGAGATTTGCAATACTGTGGCTTCAGTGGTTTCCGCAGGTGTGCCCGTTCTTGGTCATATAGGACTTACACCTCAATCTGTCAATATGATTGGCGGTTACCGTGTTCAAGGCAAGGATCCACAGGATGCGAAACGCTTGATGGACGAAGCGAAGGCTCTGGAGGCTGCAGGTGCGTTTGGAGTGGTGCTGGAGCTGGTTACAGAAGAAGTAGCCGAAGCTATTTCAAAAGAACTTAGTATCCCTACCATTGGAATTGGTGCGGGTCGTTACTGTGACGGTCAAGTACTGGTTTTTCATGATCTCTTGCGTTATGCATCCCCATACCGGGAAAAGCGTTTTGTCAAAACCTATGCAGATGTTGGAAGCTTAATCCGTGAAGGGATTAGTCAATATGTACAAGAAGTGAAGCAACGTTCCTTCCCTGATGAAAGTCATATCTTTGCAGCGGATGAGACCGTACTTGAATCATTATATGGCGCTGCCGGAAAAGGAGTGAAATAA